A window from Armatimonas rosea encodes these proteins:
- a CDS encoding PQQ-binding-like beta-propeller repeat protein, which translates to MKPTRTYLAALGGLLVLAPQTLAQGTPPSWPQFRGPSVNPVGTSPRLVDRWSKTQNVEWAQPIPGRGWSSPIVVGDQVFVTTATTDGKSKAPQVGTEYSNEYVAELAKQGLSEAEIMKKVNERDFELPNEVNLHYYLYCLNLKTGKVLWKQEFHAGHPPGGRHRKNSFTSETPVTDGKRVYVYVANLGIWAYDLSGKQVWKKSLESNPIYLEFGTGGSPVLAGDQLVILTDNQKQQYLAAFDTKTGNQLWRTNRDLAIPQAPQARSSWATPFVWKHAQRTEIVTVGPGVAVSYDLAGKELWRLSGMSPAPIPTPFAYDGLLYINGGRGGGLYALKPGATGDISLPRGGTSNDFVVWAQARGGTYLPTPLAYQGAIYSLTETGILSRFDAKTGKQTYKERLGTAGNFTTSPWAHNGKVFCLSEEGDTFVVTAGETFKLLHTNALGEMAQATPALVGERLLLRTETLLYSIRKKG; encoded by the coding sequence TTGAAACCAACACGAACCTATCTTGCGGCGCTCGGCGGCCTGCTGGTGCTTGCCCCCCAAACCCTTGCACAGGGCACCCCACCTAGCTGGCCCCAGTTCCGCGGCCCCAGTGTCAACCCGGTGGGAACCAGCCCCCGTCTTGTGGACCGCTGGTCCAAGACACAGAATGTCGAGTGGGCACAGCCCATCCCCGGACGCGGGTGGTCGTCGCCGATCGTTGTCGGGGATCAGGTCTTCGTGACCACCGCCACCACCGATGGCAAGTCCAAGGCTCCCCAAGTGGGCACCGAGTACAGCAATGAGTATGTCGCGGAGCTGGCAAAGCAGGGCCTGAGCGAGGCGGAGATCATGAAGAAAGTCAATGAGCGTGACTTTGAGCTCCCCAACGAGGTGAACCTGCACTACTACCTCTACTGCCTGAACCTCAAGACCGGCAAGGTGCTCTGGAAGCAGGAGTTCCACGCGGGCCATCCGCCGGGTGGACGCCATCGCAAGAATAGCTTTACGTCGGAGACCCCGGTGACCGACGGTAAGCGGGTCTATGTCTATGTCGCCAACCTGGGAATCTGGGCCTACGATCTGAGCGGCAAGCAGGTCTGGAAGAAGTCCCTGGAGTCCAACCCGATCTACTTGGAGTTTGGCACGGGCGGCTCGCCGGTGCTGGCGGGCGACCAGCTGGTGATCCTCACCGATAACCAGAAGCAGCAGTATCTCGCCGCCTTCGACACCAAGACCGGCAACCAGCTCTGGCGCACCAACCGGGACCTGGCCATCCCCCAAGCCCCACAGGCGCGCTCCAGCTGGGCGACCCCGTTTGTCTGGAAGCACGCCCAGCGCACCGAGATCGTCACGGTTGGCCCCGGCGTGGCGGTGAGCTACGACCTGGCGGGCAAGGAGCTCTGGCGCCTGTCCGGGATGTCCCCCGCCCCGATCCCGACCCCGTTTGCCTACGACGGCCTGCTCTATATCAATGGCGGTCGTGGCGGCGGGCTCTACGCGCTCAAGCCAGGCGCGACGGGCGATATCTCCCTCCCCCGTGGCGGAACCTCCAACGACTTCGTGGTCTGGGCACAGGCCCGGGGCGGCACGTACTTGCCCACCCCCCTGGCCTACCAAGGCGCGATCTACTCCCTCACGGAGACCGGGATTCTGAGCCGCTTCGATGCCAAGACCGGCAAGCAGACCTACAAGGAGCGCCTGGGAACCGCGGGAAACTTCACGACCTCGCCGTGGGCACACAACGGCAAGGTCTTCTGCCTGAGCGAGGAGGGCGACACGTTCGTGGTGACCGCAGGCGAGACGTTTAAGCTCCTGCACACCAACGCGCTGGGCGAGATGGCGCAGGCTACGCCCGCGCTGGTCGGGGAGCGCCTGCTCCTACGCACCGAGACCCTGCTCTACTCGATTCGTAAGAAGGGGTAG
- a CDS encoding DUF1905 domain-containing protein has translation MTLTFTGPIWYWRGPSPFHFVTVPEQESEELKGISGLVTYGWGMIPATVTLGATTYKTSLWPKNGGYIVPLKDVVRKAEQLEVDDMVTVHLAVELTLP, from the coding sequence ATGACCCTCACCTTCACCGGCCCGATCTGGTACTGGCGCGGCCCCTCCCCCTTCCACTTTGTCACGGTCCCCGAGCAAGAGAGCGAGGAGCTCAAGGGCATTTCGGGGCTCGTGACCTACGGCTGGGGCATGATCCCCGCGACCGTGACCCTTGGCGCAACCACCTACAAGACCTCGCTCTGGCCCAAAAACGGCGGCTATATCGTCCCGCTGAAAGATGTCGTTCGGAAAGCGGAGCAGCTGGAGGTAGATGACATGGTGACCGTGCACCTTGCGGTCGAGCTGACCCTGCCGTGA
- a CDS encoding type II toxin-antitoxin system RelE/ParE family toxin, with the protein MIYKNKAFTRFARQQRISDLALCEAVERAERGLVDADLGGGVIKQRIARPGAGRSGGFRSIVLFRTADRAFFVYGFAKNERENIRDDELTAFRLLASELLAYTREQLQTAQEAGILIEVACPPSAEVENLA; encoded by the coding sequence ATGATCTATAAGAACAAGGCCTTCACCCGGTTTGCCCGACAACAGAGAATCTCCGACTTAGCGCTCTGTGAAGCAGTTGAGCGGGCGGAGCGTGGGCTGGTAGATGCAGACTTGGGCGGTGGGGTTATCAAACAGCGCATCGCGCGGCCCGGTGCGGGACGCTCGGGAGGCTTTCGGAGCATTGTTCTCTTTCGCACTGCGGACAGAGCCTTTTTCGTCTACGGTTTCGCGAAAAACGAGCGGGAGAATATCCGTGACGATGAGCTTACCGCGTTTCGATTACTCGCCAGTGAGCTGCTGGCCTACACACGGGAGCAGCTTCAGACTGCACAAGAGGCAGGCATACTCATTGAGGTTGCTTGCCCTCCATCTGCCGAAGTGGAGAACTTAGCATGA
- a CDS encoding helix-turn-helix domain-containing protein, which produces MSKTDQTYKSSILAAVHETASDLHEVQLMDKQTMRQFDALCLTPVARLSAEEIRELRQREHVSQAVFAHYLNVTVSLVSQWERGEKSPSGASLKLLSLVKHKGLEVIA; this is translated from the coding sequence ATGAGCAAGACAGATCAGACCTACAAAAGTAGTATTCTCGCCGCCGTCCATGAGACGGCCTCAGACCTCCATGAGGTTCAGCTCATGGACAAGCAGACGATGCGCCAATTCGATGCGCTCTGCCTTACTCCCGTCGCGCGGCTCTCCGCAGAGGAGATTCGTGAGCTACGCCAGCGGGAGCATGTCAGCCAGGCCGTCTTCGCGCACTATCTCAATGTGACAGTGAGCCTCGTGAGCCAGTGGGAGCGGGGCGAGAAATCTCCCTCGGGCGCATCACTGAAGCTCCTCTCCCTCGTGAAGCACAAAGGGCTAGAAGTCATCGCATGA
- a CDS encoding SGNH/GDSL hydrolase family protein, which translates to MSNHDNWVGAWMASPQLTEAGNLPPAPGFVDTTVRQIVRVTLTGRKLRVRLSNEFGSAPLTFTGVQVARALGESRIVAETNRALTFHGAPSVTVPPGTPVLSDVLDFPVAALSDLAITLHLRTNTTEITGHPGSRCTSYLQPGVALDAPELPNAAKVDHWYFLSGVEVLAEKNAAAMVTLGDSITDGRGSPTNGNGRWPDYLARRLQADKRTRNIAVLNAGIGGNCVIKGGIGPSALARFDRDVLAQPGVKWLILFEGINDLGTKSANATELIAAYEQLAARAQAHGIKVYGATILPCGSSFYFTPELERERQALNQWIRTTRTLDAFLDFDAALRDPQNPTQLSPAAESNDHLHPEKLGYKVLAESIPLGLFRSGG; encoded by the coding sequence ATGAGCAATCACGACAACTGGGTGGGAGCGTGGATGGCGTCTCCACAACTGACGGAGGCGGGGAACCTGCCGCCAGCACCGGGTTTTGTGGACACGACCGTGCGGCAGATCGTTCGGGTGACGCTCACGGGGCGCAAGCTGCGGGTGCGGCTCTCGAATGAGTTTGGCAGCGCGCCGCTGACCTTTACCGGCGTGCAGGTCGCGCGGGCGCTGGGCGAGAGCAGGATCGTGGCGGAGACGAACCGGGCGCTGACATTTCATGGCGCGCCGTCGGTGACCGTGCCGCCGGGGACGCCGGTTCTCTCCGACGTGCTGGACTTCCCCGTCGCTGCGCTCTCCGATCTGGCGATCACGCTGCACCTGCGCACGAACACCACGGAGATCACGGGGCATCCTGGTTCGCGGTGCACGTCGTATCTACAGCCCGGGGTCGCGCTCGATGCGCCTGAGCTTCCCAATGCAGCGAAGGTGGACCACTGGTACTTTCTCTCCGGTGTCGAGGTACTCGCCGAGAAAAACGCCGCCGCGATGGTGACGCTGGGCGACTCCATCACCGATGGGCGTGGCTCGCCCACCAACGGCAATGGGCGCTGGCCGGACTATCTCGCGCGGCGCTTGCAGGCCGACAAGCGCACCCGAAATATCGCTGTCTTGAACGCGGGAATCGGCGGGAACTGCGTCATCAAGGGCGGCATTGGCCCCAGTGCGCTGGCCCGCTTCGACCGCGACGTGCTCGCCCAGCCCGGCGTCAAGTGGCTCATTCTCTTTGAGGGCATCAACGACCTGGGCACCAAGTCCGCCAACGCCACGGAGCTAATCGCCGCCTACGAGCAGCTCGCCGCTCGGGCGCAGGCGCACGGCATCAAGGTCTATGGCGCAACCATTCTCCCGTGCGGCAGCTCGTTCTACTTCACCCCCGAGCTGGAGCGCGAGAGGCAAGCGCTCAACCAGTGGATCCGCACCACCCGCACCCTCGATGCGTTTCTCGACTTCGACGCCGCCCTACGCGACCCGCAAAACCCCACCCAGCTCTCCCCCGCCGCCGAGAGCAACGACCACCTGCACCCCGAGAAGCTCGGCTACAAGGTCCTGGCCGAGTCCATCCCTCTGGGGCTTTTTCGCTCCGGGGGCTGA
- a CDS encoding DUF6250 domain-containing protein produces MQKDVFKNLDNWLVELEAGGTVTAQKNKLVIDVPKGCTVWFRHELTGPVTIEYEATAISQGGPNDRVSDLNCFWMSQDDPTRVKRNGAFASYDTLKCYYVGLGGNANTTTRFRRYIGQAGNRPLLPEHDLSAPETLLRPNVKQKIRIVASGKHIEYARDGKTLFTYDDPEPYLRGWFGFRTVASHLEVQRFRFGR; encoded by the coding sequence ATGCAAAAAGACGTTTTCAAGAATCTAGACAACTGGCTGGTGGAGCTGGAGGCGGGCGGGACTGTCACGGCGCAGAAAAACAAGCTTGTGATCGATGTCCCCAAGGGCTGCACGGTCTGGTTTCGCCACGAATTGACCGGGCCGGTGACGATCGAGTACGAGGCGACCGCGATCTCCCAAGGCGGCCCCAACGACCGGGTGAGCGACCTGAACTGCTTCTGGATGAGCCAAGACGACCCAACCCGAGTCAAGCGCAACGGGGCCTTTGCCAGCTACGACACGCTGAAGTGCTACTATGTCGGGCTGGGCGGCAATGCCAACACGACGACGCGGTTTCGGCGCTATATCGGCCAGGCGGGGAACCGCCCGCTCCTCCCTGAGCACGACTTGAGCGCCCCCGAGACCCTACTACGGCCCAACGTCAAGCAAAAAATTCGTATCGTCGCCAGCGGAAAGCACATCGAGTACGCCCGCGACGGCAAGACTCTCTTCACCTACGACGATCCCGAGCCCTACCTGCGCGGCTGGTTCGGATTTCGCACGGTCGCCAGTCACCTGGAAGTCCAGCGCTTTCGGTTTGGGCGTTAG
- a CDS encoding Tat pathway signal sequence domain protein, giving the protein MGESIVMSRREFVTSAALTAALPVTAAEAQEGIELRWLEGVPTYCPGATLGVPWKQGTQPRNQIFAIVDSDGGRYPVQSWPLATWPDGSLKWSAHALGASTLPLKKLRLMSGQASAPPKAVTVQETSNTIVVDTGVLRATLPRTGEVFLTALERGGRVVLEQGQLVSLRCNAPELAEVGGTQQQERRVGKVELLTVEQAGPVRVVVKIEGRHSGWLPFTVRLYFFAGAESIRIVHSFIFDGDENKDFLSGLGVRFTVPQTEPLHDRHVRFAGEEKGLFAEAVRPLTGLRRDPGQAARTNQIEGKPAGELAQNVAKNLERIPAWGDFTLSQLSADGFQIRKRTKPGHAWVRAAAGRRASGVVSLGGVVLGLRDFWQRHPTQLDIRGGASERATVTAWLYAPDAGPMDLRFYHDGLGMETHAQELEGLDVTYEDYEKGWGSPYGVARTSELFLWALETTPSREWLNTLTEVVRRPPQLAVSPAHLHAAGVLGDWSLPDRSTPTKKAIEDQLDYLLETYLRQPEQRRWYGFWDYGDVMHSYDTDRHEWKYDIGGFAWANSELSPDLWLWTSFLRTGRADIFRLAEAMTRHTSEVDVHHIGRFAGFGSRHNVQHWGDSSKQPRVSTAAYKRFYYYLTADERTGDLLRDLLHSDERLLTVKIGRKLAPGDSPQAPDPACPTHQVNMGIGTEWCSLAAAWLTEWERTGDTHWRDRLVAGMQSLGALPLGWRSGGGRYDLTTGRFVGPGDKESVSHLSAVFGAIELNSELLALLTVPEYEKAWLDYCIWYNAPHGGKPLNLGESHSRATAYAAKRKGDKALAERAWQEFFSGAAGYGVHTELAFTKITGPAVLNPVEEGFGLSTNASSQWGLAAIQNLALIGEFLPPTLPVAKPGRRGR; this is encoded by the coding sequence ATGGGAGAGAGCATCGTGATGTCCCGACGAGAGTTTGTGACGAGCGCGGCCCTGACTGCCGCCCTGCCTGTGACGGCAGCGGAGGCGCAAGAGGGGATTGAGCTGCGCTGGCTGGAAGGGGTACCCACTTACTGTCCTGGGGCAACCCTGGGGGTGCCCTGGAAACAAGGAACCCAGCCGCGAAACCAGATATTTGCGATCGTGGATAGCGACGGCGGGAGGTATCCCGTGCAGAGCTGGCCCCTGGCAACCTGGCCGGATGGATCGCTGAAGTGGAGCGCCCATGCGTTGGGTGCCTCCACGCTTCCCTTAAAAAAACTGCGCCTTATGTCTGGTCAAGCGTCCGCGCCCCCTAAGGCCGTGACGGTTCAAGAGACCAGCAACACGATTGTGGTGGATACCGGGGTGCTTCGGGCGACTCTCCCGCGGACAGGGGAGGTCTTTCTCACGGCGCTGGAGCGTGGTGGGCGCGTGGTGCTAGAGCAAGGACAGCTTGTCAGCCTCCGCTGTAATGCTCCCGAGCTTGCGGAAGTAGGAGGGACGCAGCAACAGGAGAGGCGTGTGGGGAAGGTCGAGCTGCTCACGGTAGAGCAGGCAGGGCCGGTACGCGTCGTGGTGAAGATCGAGGGCCGGCACAGTGGCTGGCTTCCCTTTACCGTGCGGCTTTACTTCTTCGCTGGCGCGGAGAGTATTCGTATTGTCCATAGCTTTATCTTCGATGGCGATGAGAACAAAGACTTTTTAAGTGGCCTTGGCGTGCGCTTTACGGTGCCACAGACGGAGCCCCTCCACGACCGGCATGTGCGCTTCGCGGGGGAGGAGAAGGGGCTCTTTGCCGAGGCTGTGCGCCCTCTCACGGGCCTGCGGCGCGATCCAGGCCAGGCGGCACGGACAAACCAAATCGAGGGGAAACCGGCCGGGGAGCTCGCCCAAAATGTCGCCAAGAACCTGGAGCGCATCCCGGCGTGGGGGGACTTCACGCTTTCCCAGCTTAGTGCGGATGGCTTTCAGATTCGCAAGCGCACCAAGCCCGGCCATGCCTGGGTGCGTGCTGCGGCGGGGAGACGAGCCAGCGGGGTCGTCTCTCTCGGAGGCGTGGTGCTGGGGCTGCGGGACTTCTGGCAGCGCCACCCGACCCAGCTCGATATTCGGGGGGGGGCTAGCGAGAGAGCGACGGTCACGGCCTGGCTCTACGCGCCTGATGCCGGCCCGATGGACCTGCGTTTCTACCACGATGGCCTCGGGATGGAGACACACGCCCAAGAACTTGAGGGGCTGGATGTCACCTACGAGGACTACGAGAAGGGCTGGGGCTCACCCTACGGAGTCGCCCGCACCAGCGAGCTCTTTCTGTGGGCGCTGGAGACCACTCCCAGCCGCGAGTGGCTCAATACCCTCACCGAGGTCGTCCGCCGCCCCCCACAGCTTGCAGTCTCTCCCGCACACCTCCATGCCGCGGGGGTCTTGGGGGACTGGAGCCTGCCGGATCGGAGCACACCTACCAAGAAAGCGATCGAGGACCAGCTCGACTATCTCCTCGAAACCTACCTGCGTCAGCCGGAGCAGCGGCGCTGGTACGGCTTCTGGGACTACGGCGATGTGATGCACAGCTACGACACCGACCGCCACGAGTGGAAGTACGATATCGGCGGCTTTGCCTGGGCCAACTCCGAGCTCTCGCCCGATCTGTGGCTCTGGACCAGCTTCCTACGCACGGGCCGCGCCGATATCTTCCGCCTCGCCGAGGCCATGACCCGGCACACGTCGGAGGTGGATGTCCACCACATCGGGCGCTTCGCGGGCTTTGGCTCGCGCCACAATGTCCAGCACTGGGGCGATAGCTCCAAGCAGCCGCGGGTGAGCACGGCGGCCTACAAGCGCTTCTACTACTACCTCACCGCCGATGAGCGCACGGGCGATCTCCTGCGCGACTTGCTCCACAGCGACGAGCGCCTGCTGACGGTGAAGATTGGCCGCAAGCTCGCGCCCGGTGACTCGCCGCAGGCTCCCGATCCGGCCTGCCCGACCCATCAGGTGAACATGGGAATCGGGACGGAGTGGTGCTCGCTGGCCGCCGCCTGGCTGACCGAGTGGGAGCGCACCGGCGACACCCACTGGCGGGATCGCTTGGTCGCGGGGATGCAGAGCCTCGGTGCGCTCCCGCTGGGCTGGCGCTCGGGCGGGGGGCGCTACGACCTCACCACAGGGCGCTTTGTCGGACCCGGTGACAAGGAGAGTGTCTCCCACCTCAGTGCGGTCTTTGGGGCGATCGAGCTCAACTCCGAGCTTCTCGCGCTCCTCACCGTGCCCGAGTACGAGAAGGCGTGGCTGGACTACTGTATCTGGTACAACGCTCCCCACGGGGGCAAGCCGCTCAACCTGGGCGAGTCCCACTCCCGCGCCACGGCCTACGCCGCCAAGCGCAAGGGTGACAAAGCCCTCGCCGAGCGTGCGTGGCAGGAGTTCTTCAGCGGTGCGGCGGGCTACGGCGTCCACACCGAGCTTGCGTTCACGAAGATCACCGGCCCCGCAGTGCTCAACCCCGTGGAGGAGGGCTTCGGGCTCTCTACGAATGCGTCATCGCAGTGGGGCCTCGCTGCGATCCAGAACCTCGCACTGATCGGGGAGTTTCTTCCCCCAACACTGCCCGTGGCGAAACCGGGGCGGCGGGGGCGCTGA
- a CDS encoding DUF1553 domain-containing protein, whose translation MNHLRLIVAASLPLVLSLLAGANAQKKSPPPSGGRGGKLSYTRDIRPILAENCFLCHGPDPGSRQAGLRLDQPNAATKKSLWERVSAKADSPLHMPPVHTKKSLTPAQLATLKQWLAEGAAYEKHWAFVAPVLTSLPPAPSLPLKPTFRGGKGGGEGMGSPLPSSPRSGKQSEGRGRGRDANAGTTNPIDLFIRQRLAKENLKPSPEASRAEWLRRVSLDLTGLPPSIAEADAFFADKTPGAYERVVDRLLASPHFGEQMALPWLDVARYGDSYGYQSDQLSTTWPWRDWVVSAFNKNLPYDQFITQQLAGDLLPNATRETRLATTFNRLHRMTNEGGSVPEEWRLESVADRVRTLGTAFLGLTLECARCHDHKYDPIKQSDFYGLSAFFNSIDEHGLYDSGSITPTPSVLLPTPEQEKALEQAKQGVRDAETALVETKKAREAAFQEWLKRRLLEDRKDGGRPDLVEHFGFETLDGVPHADTVPLVEGKVGKAAQLDGENNINLGDKARFTRHTPFTIDFWMKDARILKDPVVVYTSSAGTDAGPYGYDLMIENGILQARMMRHWPGNAIAIRAMSPVPANEWVHVTLTYDGSSTAAGMKLYVEGKPFSTTILRDHIWKGTGTHALAFGQRFRDKGFKGGLIDELSVYSRALTPAELGGTDQLDMLRDYYFSAFDSETRAAQAKLTAAREKVWRAEDPMLEVMAMEELPTPRPSYVLARGAYDAPKTDKNRVGRITPAFLPPLAPAPPAPTSGGARVDRLALARWLTRPDHPLTARVAVNRFWQQLFGRGLVETSEDFGIQGRLPSHPELLDWLAKDFQRDWSVKRLVKQLVLSATYRQSSAQRPELQKRDPQNILLARGPSYRLSAETIRDVALAASGLLDTRLGGPPVSPYQPGDLWREANTMSPGYRQSVGGDLYRRSLYTVWKRTAPMPNMMAFDASGREVCTARRQSTSTPLQALVLLNDPQFVEAARVLGERIVKEGGTTDSQRVVFAFRTLATRFPTPTEARLLEQLYATERQLFSSDAASAAKLLAVGEKKADPALNPVEVAAAASVAQAILNLDTTIWKR comes from the coding sequence GTGAACCATCTTCGCCTGATTGTCGCGGCATCGCTGCCACTCGTCCTCTCGCTCCTCGCGGGCGCAAACGCGCAAAAGAAGTCTCCCCCGCCTAGCGGGGGCAGGGGGGGCAAGCTCAGCTATACCCGTGACATCCGTCCGATCCTTGCCGAGAACTGCTTCCTCTGCCACGGCCCCGACCCTGGCTCGCGGCAGGCAGGCTTGCGCCTCGACCAGCCCAATGCGGCGACCAAGAAAAGCCTCTGGGAGCGTGTCAGCGCCAAGGCCGACTCGCCGCTCCACATGCCGCCGGTGCACACTAAGAAGTCCCTCACCCCAGCCCAGCTCGCGACCCTCAAGCAGTGGCTCGCCGAGGGCGCGGCCTACGAGAAGCACTGGGCGTTTGTCGCCCCGGTATTGACATCCCTCCCCCCGGCCCCCTCCCTTCCCCTGAAACCCACGTTCCGTGGGGGGAAAGGAGGGGGAGAGGGGATGGGTTCCCCCCTCCCTTCGTCCCCGCGAAGCGGGAAACAGAGCGAAGGGAGGGGCCGGGGGAGGGATGCCAATGCTGGTACGACAAACCCCATCGACCTGTTCATCCGCCAGCGGCTGGCGAAGGAGAACCTCAAGCCCTCGCCGGAGGCAAGCCGCGCGGAGTGGCTGCGCCGCGTGAGCCTGGACCTGACCGGGCTGCCGCCGAGTATCGCGGAGGCGGATGCGTTCTTTGCGGATAAGACGCCCGGCGCCTACGAGAGAGTCGTGGATCGGCTGCTGGCGAGCCCGCACTTTGGGGAGCAGATGGCCCTGCCCTGGCTCGATGTGGCACGTTATGGCGACAGCTACGGCTACCAGTCCGACCAGCTCTCGACCACCTGGCCGTGGCGGGACTGGGTGGTGAGCGCCTTCAATAAGAACCTGCCCTACGACCAGTTCATCACCCAGCAGCTCGCGGGGGACTTGCTGCCCAATGCGACTCGTGAGACACGCCTCGCGACCACGTTTAATCGCCTGCATCGCATGACCAACGAGGGCGGCTCGGTCCCCGAGGAGTGGCGCTTGGAGTCTGTCGCAGACCGGGTACGGACCTTGGGGACGGCGTTTCTGGGGCTGACTCTGGAGTGCGCCCGCTGCCACGACCACAAGTACGATCCCATCAAGCAGAGTGATTTCTACGGCCTCTCGGCATTCTTCAACTCCATCGACGAGCACGGCCTCTACGACTCGGGGAGCATCACCCCGACACCGTCGGTGCTGCTGCCCACACCGGAGCAAGAGAAGGCGCTGGAGCAGGCAAAGCAGGGTGTCCGCGATGCCGAGACGGCGCTGGTGGAGACGAAGAAAGCCCGCGAAGCCGCGTTCCAGGAATGGCTGAAGCGCCGTCTGCTGGAGGATCGTAAGGATGGCGGGCGTCCTGACTTGGTGGAGCACTTTGGGTTTGAGACGCTCGACGGTGTGCCGCACGCGGACACTGTACCGCTGGTAGAGGGCAAAGTGGGGAAAGCCGCCCAGCTCGACGGGGAGAACAATATCAACCTGGGCGACAAAGCACGCTTTACGCGCCACACGCCCTTTACGATTGATTTTTGGATGAAGGACGCACGCATCCTCAAGGACCCCGTGGTGGTCTACACGTCGAGCGCGGGCACCGATGCCGGCCCGTACGGCTACGACCTGATGATCGAGAATGGGATTCTCCAGGCCCGCATGATGCGCCACTGGCCCGGCAACGCTATCGCCATCCGCGCCATGAGCCCTGTTCCCGCCAACGAGTGGGTGCACGTCACCCTGACCTACGATGGCTCCAGCACGGCGGCGGGTATGAAGCTCTACGTGGAGGGAAAGCCCTTCTCTACCACTATCCTCCGTGACCATATCTGGAAGGGCACGGGGACCCACGCGCTTGCCTTTGGTCAGCGTTTCCGGGATAAGGGCTTCAAGGGCGGCCTGATCGACGAGCTCTCGGTCTATAGCCGTGCGCTCACCCCCGCAGAACTCGGCGGCACCGACCAGCTAGACATGCTGCGTGACTACTACTTCTCCGCCTTTGACTCTGAGACCCGTGCCGCACAGGCCAAGCTCACTGCCGCCCGCGAAAAAGTCTGGCGCGCCGAGGACCCGATGCTCGAAGTGATGGCGATGGAGGAGCTGCCCACGCCCCGCCCAAGCTATGTCCTCGCCCGCGGTGCCTACGATGCCCCCAAGACCGATAAGAACCGTGTCGGTCGCATCACCCCCGCGTTTCTGCCCCCCCTCGCCCCTGCCCCCCCCGCCCCCACGAGTGGGGGAGCCCGCGTGGATCGGCTGGCGCTGGCGAGGTGGCTGACGCGCCCGGACCACCCGCTCACGGCGCGGGTCGCGGTCAATCGCTTCTGGCAGCAGCTCTTTGGGCGTGGGCTGGTCGAGACCAGCGAGGACTTTGGGATTCAGGGGCGCCTGCCCAGCCACCCCGAGCTCCTCGACTGGCTCGCCAAGGACTTCCAGCGCGACTGGAGTGTCAAGCGTCTTGTGAAGCAGCTGGTTCTCTCTGCCACCTACCGCCAGAGCAGTGCCCAGCGCCCCGAGCTCCAAAAGCGCGATCCCCAGAACATCCTCCTGGCACGCGGCCCGAGCTATCGGCTCTCCGCGGAGACCATTCGTGATGTGGCCCTTGCTGCCAGTGGCCTGCTCGACACGCGCCTCGGGGGGCCGCCCGTGAGCCCCTACCAGCCTGGCGATCTCTGGCGGGAGGCCAACACCATGAGCCCGGGCTACCGGCAGAGTGTTGGGGGGGATCTCTACCGGCGCTCGCTCTACACGGTCTGGAAGCGCACTGCGCCCATGCCCAACATGATGGCCTTTGACGCCAGCGGGCGCGAGGTTTGTACCGCACGTCGCCAGAGCACCAGCACGCCGCTCCAGGCGCTCGTGCTCCTCAACGACCCGCAGTTTGTCGAGGCGGCGCGGGTGCTGGGCGAGAGGATCGTCAAGGAGGGCGGCACCACCGACTCCCAGCGTGTCGTCTTTGCCTTCCGCACCCTCGCCACCCGCTTCCCCACTCCTACCGAGGCCCGGCTCCTGGAGCAGCTCTACGCCACCGAGCGCCAGCTCTTCTCGTCGGATGCGGCGAGCGCGGCAAAGCTCCTGGCTGTGGGGGAGAAGAAGGCCGATCCTGCTCTAAATCCGGTCGAGGTAGCCGCCGCCGCGTCCGTGGCCCAAGCGATTCTCAACCTCGATACGACTATCTGGAAGCGCTAG